A genomic window from Serratia liquefaciens includes:
- a CDS encoding DNA-directed RNA polymerase subunit alpha: MQGSVTEFLKPRLVDIEQVSSTHAKVTLEPLERGFGHTLGNALRRILLSSMPGCAVTEVEIDGVLHEYSTKEGVQEDILEILLNLKGLAVRVQGKDEVILTLNKSGIGPVTAADITHDGDVEIVKPQHVICHLTDENAAISMRIKVQRGRGYVPASARIHSEEDERPIGRLLVDACYSPVERIAYNVEAARVEQRTDLDKLVIEMETNGTIDPEEAIRRAATILAEQLEAFVDLRDVRQPEVKEEKPEFDPILLRPVDDLELTVRSANCLKAEAIHYIGDLVQRTEVELLKTPNLGKKSLTEIKDVLASRGLSLGMRLENWPPASIADE, from the coding sequence ATGCAGGGTTCTGTGACAGAGTTTCTAAAACCGCGCCTGGTAGATATCGAGCAAGTCAGTTCGACGCACGCCAAGGTGACCCTTGAGCCTTTAGAGCGTGGCTTTGGCCATACTCTTGGCAACGCACTGCGCCGTATTCTGCTTTCATCTATGCCGGGTTGCGCGGTGACCGAGGTTGAGATTGATGGTGTACTGCACGAGTACAGCACCAAAGAAGGCGTACAGGAAGATATCCTGGAGATCCTGCTCAACCTGAAAGGGCTGGCGGTGAGAGTTCAAGGCAAAGATGAAGTTATTCTTACCCTGAATAAATCTGGCATTGGCCCTGTGACCGCTGCCGACATTACCCATGATGGTGATGTCGAAATCGTCAAGCCTCAGCACGTGATCTGCCACCTGACCGATGAAAACGCTGCTATCAGCATGCGTATCAAAGTTCAACGTGGTCGTGGTTATGTGCCGGCTTCTGCCCGAATTCATTCGGAAGAAGATGAGCGCCCGATCGGTCGTCTGTTGGTTGACGCATGCTATAGCCCTGTAGAGCGTATTGCCTACAATGTTGAAGCAGCGCGTGTAGAACAGCGTACTGACCTGGACAAGCTGGTAATCGAAATGGAAACCAATGGCACGATCGATCCTGAAGAGGCGATCCGCCGTGCGGCAACCATCCTGGCCGAACAACTTGAAGCCTTCGTTGACTTGCGTGATGTACGTCAACCGGAAGTTAAAGAAGAAAAACCAGAGTTCGATCCGATCCTGCTGCGCCCTGTTGACGATCTGGAATTGACTGTCCGCTCTGCTAACTGCCTCAAGGCAGAAGCTATCCACTACATCGGTGATCTGGTACAGCGTACCGAGGTTGAGTTGCTGAAAACGCCGAACCTGGGTAAAAAATCTCTTACTGAGATTAAAGACGTGCTGGCCTCCCGTGGACTTTCTCTGGGCATGCGCCTGGAAAATTGGCCACCGGCAAGCATTGCTGACGAGTAA
- a CDS encoding DUF1992 domain-containing protein: MWLLDQWAERHILDAQAKGELDNLPGQGQPLELDDDSAVPAELRTGFRLLKNAGYLPAELEDRKEALSIARLLQGIDSEHPDYAELGKRMALLEHRLRQAGMSTDFLHGEYQRALGGKFSPEDE; this comes from the coding sequence ATGTGGCTACTTGATCAGTGGGCGGAGCGCCATATTCTTGATGCGCAGGCGAAAGGTGAGTTGGATAACTTGCCCGGCCAGGGACAGCCACTGGAGTTGGATGATGATAGTGCCGTGCCCGCAGAATTGCGAACAGGTTTTCGCCTGCTAAAAAATGCCGGCTATCTACCTGCCGAGCTCGAAGATCGTAAAGAGGCTTTAAGTATTGCCCGTTTGTTGCAGGGAATTGATAGCGAACATCCAGACTATGCCGAACTTGGCAAGCGAATGGCCCTGTTGGAGCACCGTCTTCGTCAGGCTGGAATGAGCACCGATTTTTTACACGGCGAATATCAGAGAGCATTGGGCGGCAAATTTTCACCGGAGGATGAGTGA
- the dprA gene encoding DNA-protecting protein DprA, which yields MQAQEIGLRMRGVTGLGALQASQIIRQLVWAGGEPSRLLHELGLNARQQAQFRQADPRYLAATLAWLEQPGHFLWIYGESGYPERLLHIDDAPLLLLVKGNPEAVQQPQIAMVGSRQFSHYGEHWGNYFATGLVHCGFTVTSGLALGIDSICHRAALAAEGHTVAVLGSGLANIYPRRHRRLAEEIADSGGALLSEYLVTDLPMPDHFPRRNRIISGLSLGVVVIEASLRSGTLITARCALDQGREVFALPGALGNPMSEGTHWLIQQGAYLVTGPKEIAEQLGSGLHWLSLNEITTICASEAEVELPFADVLANVGDEVTPVDVVAERAGQPVPEVVIKLLDLELAGWIAAVPGGYVRIRRAGHVRRTDVLV from the coding sequence ATGCAGGCACAGGAAATTGGCTTACGGATGCGTGGGGTCACTGGGCTTGGCGCGCTGCAGGCCAGCCAGATAATACGGCAGTTGGTCTGGGCCGGCGGAGAACCTTCCCGCCTGCTGCATGAACTGGGACTGAACGCCCGGCAGCAGGCGCAGTTTCGCCAGGCGGATCCACGTTATCTGGCCGCCACGCTTGCCTGGCTGGAACAGCCCGGCCATTTTCTGTGGATCTACGGTGAGAGCGGCTATCCAGAGCGGTTGCTTCATATCGACGATGCCCCCTTGCTGCTGCTGGTCAAAGGCAACCCGGAAGCGGTGCAGCAGCCGCAAATCGCCATGGTCGGCAGCCGCCAGTTTAGCCACTACGGTGAGCACTGGGGCAATTACTTTGCCACCGGTCTGGTGCACTGCGGGTTTACCGTCACCAGCGGGTTGGCCCTTGGCATTGATAGCATCTGCCATCGCGCAGCACTTGCGGCGGAAGGACATACGGTTGCCGTTCTGGGGAGTGGCCTGGCCAATATCTATCCGCGCCGACATCGCCGCCTGGCTGAAGAGATCGCTGATAGCGGCGGGGCTTTGCTCTCAGAATATTTGGTCACCGATTTGCCGATGCCAGACCATTTTCCTCGCCGTAACCGCATCATCAGTGGGCTAAGTCTGGGGGTAGTGGTGATTGAAGCCTCTCTGCGTAGCGGAACGCTGATTACTGCGCGATGTGCGCTGGATCAGGGGCGTGAGGTTTTCGCTTTACCCGGTGCGCTGGGTAACCCGATGAGTGAGGGGACACACTGGTTGATCCAACAAGGTGCTTACCTGGTTACCGGGCCGAAAGAGATCGCTGAACAGCTGGGAAGCGGCCTGCATTGGCTGTCGTTGAACGAAATTACAACTATTTGTGCGTCAGAAGCCGAAGTTGAATTGCCATTTGCCGATGTGTTGGCTAACGTAGGAGATGAGGTGACACCTGTTGACGTCGTCGCTGAACGTGCCGGCCAACCTGTGCCAGAGGTAGTAATCAAGTTGCTCGATCTGGAGTTAGCAGGGTGGATCGCAGCTGTACCCGGCGGCTATGTCCGAATAAGGAGGGCAGGCCATGTTCGACGTACTGATGTACTTGTTTGA
- the rpsD gene encoding 30S ribosomal protein S4, whose amino-acid sequence MARYLGPKLKLSRREGTDLFLKSGVRAIDTKCKIEQPPGQHGARKPRLSDYGVQLREKQKVRRMYGVLERQFRNYYKEAARLKGNTGANLLQLLEGRLDNVVYRMGFGATRAESRQLVSHKAIMVNGRVVNIASYQVSPNDVVSIREKAKKQSRVKASLELAEQREKPTWLEVDAAKMEGVFKRMPERTDLSADINEHLIVELYSK is encoded by the coding sequence ATGGCAAGATATTTGGGTCCTAAGCTCAAGCTTAGCCGCCGTGAGGGCACAGACTTGTTCCTGAAGTCTGGCGTTCGCGCGATCGATACCAAGTGTAAAATTGAGCAACCGCCTGGTCAACACGGTGCGCGTAAACCGCGTCTGTCTGACTATGGTGTACAGTTACGTGAGAAGCAAAAAGTTCGCCGTATGTACGGTGTTCTGGAGCGTCAATTCCGTAACTATTACAAAGAAGCAGCACGCCTGAAGGGCAACACCGGTGCAAACCTGTTGCAACTGCTGGAAGGTCGTCTGGACAACGTTGTTTACCGTATGGGCTTCGGCGCTACTCGTGCAGAGTCACGTCAGTTGGTTAGCCACAAAGCAATTATGGTAAATGGTCGCGTTGTTAACATCGCTTCTTATCAGGTATCTCCGAATGACGTAGTCAGCATCCGCGAGAAAGCTAAAAAGCAATCTCGTGTTAAAGCTTCTCTGGAGCTGGCTGAGCAGCGTGAAAAGCCGACTTGGCTTGAAGTTGATGCTGCTAAGATGGAAGGCGTGTTCAAGCGTATGCCTGAACGTACCGATCTGTCTGCGGACATTAACGAACACCTGATCGTCGAGCTTTACTCCAAGTAA
- the rpsM gene encoding 30S ribosomal protein S13 — MARIAGINIPDHKHTVIALTSIFGIGKTRSQSICASTGIAEHVKISELSEEQIEQLREAVAKFTVEGDLRREVTLSIKRLMDLGTYRGLRHRRGLPVRGQRTKTNARTRKGPRKPIKK, encoded by the coding sequence GTGGCCCGTATAGCAGGCATTAACATTCCTGATCATAAACATACCGTAATCGCCTTAACGTCGATCTTCGGAATCGGTAAAACCCGCTCACAGTCTATCTGTGCGTCTACGGGTATTGCTGAACATGTTAAGATCAGTGAGCTGTCTGAAGAGCAAATTGAACAGCTGCGTGAAGCAGTCGCCAAATTCACTGTAGAAGGTGATTTGCGTCGTGAAGTTACCCTGAGCATCAAGCGTCTGATGGATCTTGGTACATACCGTGGTTTGCGTCATCGTCGTGGTCTGCCAGTTCGCGGTCAGCGTACGAAGACCAACGCACGTACCCGTAAGGGTCCGCGTAAACCGATCAAGAAATAA
- the rplQ gene encoding 50S ribosomal protein L17: MRHRKSGRQLNRNSSHRQAMFRNMAGSLVRHEIIKTTLPKAKELRRVVEPLITLAKTDSVANRRLAFARTRDNEIVAKLFNELGPRFASRAGGYTRILKCGFRAGDNAPMAYIELVDRAESQAEVATAE; encoded by the coding sequence ATGCGCCATCGTAAGAGTGGTCGTCAACTGAACCGTAACAGCAGCCATCGCCAGGCTATGTTCCGTAACATGGCCGGCTCTTTGGTTCGTCATGAGATCATCAAGACGACCTTGCCAAAAGCGAAAGAGCTGCGTCGCGTTGTTGAGCCGCTGATTACTCTTGCCAAGACCGACAGCGTAGCTAATCGTCGTCTGGCATTCGCCCGTACTCGTGATAACGAGATCGTGGCAAAACTGTTTAACGAGCTGGGCCCGCGTTTCGCGAGCCGTGCCGGTGGTTACACTCGCATTCTGAAGTGTGGCTTCCGCGCAGGCGACAACGCGCCGATGGCATACATCGAGCTGGTTGATCGTGCTGAGTCTCAAGCAGAAGTAGCAACTGCAGAGTAA
- a CDS encoding alternative ribosome-rescue factor A, protein MTQYRHTKGKIQDNAIEALLHDPLFRQRVEKNTKGKGSYRRKDKHAKGGNCEASGKLSNDNLPLAFWF, encoded by the coding sequence ATGACCCAATACCGACATACCAAAGGTAAAATCCAGGACAATGCCATTGAGGCACTGTTGCATGATCCGCTGTTCCGCCAAAGAGTAGAGAAAAATACCAAAGGGAAAGGCAGCTACCGGCGTAAAGACAAACACGCAAAAGGCGGTAACTGTGAGGCCAGTGGCAAACTATCAAACGATAATTTACCACTGGCCTTCTGGTTTTAA
- the mscL gene encoding large-conductance mechanosensitive channel protein MscL, giving the protein MSMLKEFREFAMRGNVVDLAVGVIIGAAFGKIVSSFVADIIMPPLGLLIGGVDFKQFHLVLREAQGAVPAVVMNYGSFIQTVFDFVIVAFAIFLAIKLMNRMRRKQAEEPAAPPAPTAEEKLLTEIRDLLSHQQQPKL; this is encoded by the coding sequence ATGAGTATGTTGAAAGAGTTCCGCGAATTTGCCATGCGTGGCAACGTGGTCGATCTGGCCGTCGGTGTGATTATCGGTGCTGCCTTCGGTAAAATCGTATCTTCATTCGTTGCCGATATCATCATGCCACCGCTGGGTTTACTGATTGGCGGTGTAGATTTCAAGCAGTTCCACCTGGTATTACGGGAAGCTCAGGGTGCGGTTCCAGCCGTCGTGATGAACTATGGTTCTTTCATTCAGACTGTTTTTGATTTCGTTATTGTCGCCTTCGCTATCTTCCTGGCCATTAAATTAATGAACAGAATGCGTCGCAAGCAGGCGGAAGAGCCGGCAGCCCCTCCGGCACCGACTGCGGAAGAGAAACTGCTGACTGAAATTCGCGATTTACTGAGCCATCAGCAGCAACCAAAACTGTAA
- the trkA gene encoding Trk system potassium transporter TrkA gives MKIIILGAGQVGGTLAENLVGENNDITVVDTDSGRLRQLQDKFDLRVVQGYGSHPRVLREAGAEDADMLVAVTNSDETNMIACQIAYSLFNTPNRIARIRAPEYIRESEKLFQPEAVPIDHLISPEQLVIDYIYKLIEYPGALQVVNFAEGKVSIAAVKAYYGGPLVGNALSSMREHMPHIDTRVAAIFRQDRPIRPQGSTIIEAGDEVFFVAASQHIRAVMSELQRLEKPYKRIMIVGGGNVGAGLAQRLEKSYNVKLIERNQQRATELAEQLHDTIVFYGDASDQELLAEEHVDQVDVFIAITNDDEANIMSAMLAKRMGAKKVMVLIQRRAYVDLVQGSVIDIAISPQQATISALLGHVRKADIVSVSSLRRGVAEAIEAIAHGDESTSKVVGRIVEDIKLPPGTTIGAIVRGDDVIIANGSSKIEQGDHVIMFITDKKFVPDVERLFQPSPFFL, from the coding sequence ATGAAAATAATTATTCTTGGTGCCGGTCAGGTTGGTGGAACACTGGCGGAAAACCTGGTGGGTGAAAACAACGACATTACCGTCGTGGATACCGACTCTGGCCGTCTGCGCCAGTTGCAGGATAAGTTCGACCTGCGGGTTGTTCAGGGCTATGGCTCCCATCCTCGCGTGCTGCGAGAAGCAGGCGCAGAAGATGCCGATATGCTGGTTGCGGTCACTAACTCTGACGAAACCAACATGATCGCCTGTCAAATCGCTTACTCTCTGTTTAATACGCCGAACCGAATCGCCCGTATCCGCGCGCCTGAATATATCCGCGAATCAGAGAAACTGTTTCAGCCTGAAGCGGTGCCCATCGACCACTTGATCTCGCCTGAACAGCTGGTTATCGATTACATCTATAAATTAATTGAATACCCTGGTGCATTGCAGGTGGTGAACTTTGCAGAAGGCAAAGTCAGCATCGCTGCGGTAAAAGCCTATTATGGTGGCCCGCTAGTGGGCAATGCCCTGTCTTCCATGCGCGAGCATATGCCGCATATCGATACCCGGGTTGCCGCTATATTCCGTCAGGATCGGCCGATTCGCCCACAGGGCTCCACCATTATCGAAGCCGGTGACGAGGTGTTCTTTGTTGCCGCTTCACAGCATATCCGTGCAGTAATGAGTGAGCTGCAACGGCTGGAAAAACCTTATAAACGCATCATGATTGTCGGCGGCGGTAACGTTGGTGCAGGCCTGGCACAGCGGCTGGAGAAATCCTACAACGTGAAGCTGATCGAACGTAACCAGCAACGCGCCACGGAGCTAGCCGAACAGCTACATGACACCATCGTGTTCTATGGCGATGCCTCTGACCAGGAGTTGTTGGCAGAAGAACATGTTGATCAGGTGGATGTTTTTATCGCCATTACCAATGATGATGAAGCGAACATTATGTCGGCCATGCTAGCCAAACGCATGGGCGCCAAAAAGGTGATGGTGCTGATTCAGCGCCGTGCCTATGTTGATCTGGTACAGGGCAGCGTCATCGACATTGCCATTTCCCCTCAGCAAGCCACAATCTCAGCATTGCTGGGCCACGTACGTAAAGCAGATATCGTCAGCGTTTCATCGTTGCGGCGCGGCGTGGCAGAAGCTATCGAAGCCATTGCGCACGGTGACGAAAGCACGTCAAAAGTGGTTGGCCGCATCGTTGAAGATATTAAATTGCCACCTGGCACCACCATCGGCGCCATTGTGCGCGGCGATGACGTAATTATTGCCAATGGCAGCAGCAAAATCGAACAGGGCGATCACGTCATTATGTTTATAACCGATAAAAAGTTCGTTCCTGACGTTGAACGTTTGTTCCAGCCAAGCCCATTCTTCCTGTAG
- the rpsK gene encoding 30S ribosomal protein S11, translating into MAKAPVRTRKRVRKQVSDGVAHVHASFNNTIVTITDRQGNALGWATAGGSGFRGSRKSTPFAAQVAAERCADAVKEYGIKNLEVMVKGPGPGRESTIRALNAAGFRITNITDVTPIPHNGCRPPKKRRV; encoded by the coding sequence ATGGCAAAGGCACCTGTTCGTACACGTAAGCGTGTAAGAAAGCAAGTCTCTGACGGCGTGGCTCATGTCCATGCTTCTTTCAACAACACCATTGTAACTATTACCGATCGTCAGGGTAATGCATTGGGTTGGGCAACTGCCGGTGGTTCTGGTTTCCGTGGTTCTCGTAAGTCAACTCCGTTTGCAGCTCAGGTTGCAGCCGAGCGTTGTGCTGACGCAGTAAAAGAATACGGTATCAAGAACCTGGAAGTTATGGTTAAGGGACCGGGTCCGGGTCGCGAATCAACTATTCGTGCACTGAACGCCGCAGGTTTCCGCATCACTAACATTACTGATGTGACTCCTATCCCTCACAACGGTTGTCGTCCGCCGAAAAAGCGTCGCGTATAA
- the def gene encoding peptide deformylase produces MSVLQVLHYPDDRLRKVAAPVKEVNANIQRIVDDMFETMYAEEGIGLAATQVDIHQRIIVIDVSENRDQRLVLINPELLEKSGETGIEEGCLSIPEQRALVPRAANVKIRALDRDGKPFELEADDLLAICIQHEMDHLVGKLFVDYLSPLKRQRIRQKLEKLAKFNARA; encoded by the coding sequence ATGTCAGTATTGCAGGTATTACATTACCCAGACGACCGGCTGCGCAAAGTTGCGGCCCCGGTAAAAGAAGTCAATGCGAATATCCAGCGCATCGTGGATGATATGTTTGAAACCATGTACGCAGAGGAAGGCATTGGCCTGGCTGCGACACAGGTGGATATCCATCAGCGCATTATCGTCATTGACGTTTCTGAAAACCGCGATCAGCGCCTGGTGCTGATCAACCCGGAGCTGCTGGAAAAAAGCGGCGAAACCGGGATCGAGGAAGGTTGCCTTTCCATTCCTGAGCAGCGTGCTTTAGTTCCGCGCGCCGCTAACGTGAAAATCAGAGCGCTGGATCGCGACGGCAAGCCTTTTGAGCTGGAAGCCGACGATCTGCTGGCCATCTGTATCCAGCACGAGATGGATCATCTGGTTGGCAAACTGTTCGTCGATTACCTGTCGCCACTCAAGCGCCAGCGTATCCGCCAGAAACTGGAAAAACTGGCCAAGTTTAACGCACGCGCCTAA
- the rsmB gene encoding 16S rRNA (cytosine(967)-C(5))-methyltransferase RsmB, producing MKNNYNLRSIAAKAIGQVLDQGQSLSTVLPPLQKSISDKDRALLQELCFGTLRVLPQLEWCIQQLMAKPMTGKQRTLHYLLMVGLYQLLYTRIPAHAVLAETVEGAVALKRPQLKGLINGVLRQFQRQQEELLQRAANNDSRYLHPSWLLKRIQQAYPAQWEQIVDANNQKPPMWLRVSRLHHTREDYLQLMAQAGIAAEPHTEYRDAIRLLAPCAVTDLPGFADGWVTVQDASAQGCVDLLDPQDGEQILDLCAAPGGKTTHILEAAPKAHVMAVDIDEQRLSRVKENLHRLRLHAEVKQGDGRTPQDWCGDKQFDRILLDAPCSATGVIRRHPDIKWLRRDSDIAELAALQAEIIEAIWPRLKKGGVMVYATCSILPAENAEQITAFLQRHPEARLVETGDEQQPGRQNLPHPEDGDGFFYAKLIKM from the coding sequence ATGAAAAACAACTACAATCTCCGAAGCATCGCAGCCAAAGCCATCGGCCAGGTGCTGGATCAGGGCCAGTCTCTCAGTACTGTCTTACCGCCACTGCAAAAATCCATTTCTGACAAAGACCGCGCTCTGCTGCAGGAGTTATGCTTCGGCACCCTGCGCGTGCTGCCACAGTTGGAATGGTGTATTCAGCAATTGATGGCCAAGCCAATGACCGGCAAACAGCGCACGCTGCACTATCTGCTGATGGTCGGCCTGTACCAACTTCTGTATACCCGCATCCCTGCTCATGCAGTGCTGGCAGAAACGGTAGAAGGCGCCGTCGCGCTGAAACGGCCGCAGCTTAAAGGGCTGATCAACGGCGTATTGCGCCAGTTCCAACGACAGCAGGAAGAATTGCTGCAACGCGCCGCCAATAATGACAGCCGCTATCTGCATCCAAGCTGGCTTTTGAAGCGTATCCAGCAAGCCTACCCCGCGCAGTGGGAACAAATCGTCGATGCCAATAATCAGAAACCACCGATGTGGCTGCGTGTCAGCCGACTTCATCACACCCGTGAAGATTATTTGCAGCTGATGGCGCAGGCGGGTATTGCCGCCGAACCCCATACCGAATATCGCGATGCAATACGCCTGCTGGCGCCATGCGCCGTTACCGACCTGCCGGGGTTTGCCGACGGCTGGGTTACCGTGCAGGATGCTTCTGCCCAGGGCTGCGTCGATCTCCTGGATCCACAGGATGGAGAACAGATCCTCGATCTGTGTGCGGCTCCCGGTGGTAAAACTACCCATATTCTGGAAGCTGCACCCAAAGCTCATGTGATGGCGGTCGATATCGATGAACAACGTCTGAGCCGGGTCAAAGAAAACCTGCACCGCCTGCGTTTGCACGCCGAAGTGAAGCAAGGTGATGGTCGCACACCGCAAGACTGGTGTGGCGATAAGCAGTTCGACCGCATTTTGCTGGATGCTCCATGCTCCGCCACCGGTGTGATCCGCCGCCATCCGGACATCAAATGGTTGCGTCGTGACAGTGATATCGCTGAGCTGGCCGCGCTACAGGCCGAGATTATCGAAGCCATTTGGCCACGACTCAAAAAGGGCGGCGTGATGGTATACGCTACCTGCTCAATTTTGCCGGCAGAGAACGCTGAGCAGATTACCGCCTTCCTCCAGCGCCATCCAGAAGCCCGTCTGGTTGAAACCGGCGATGAACAGCAGCCTGGCCGACAGAATCTTCCCCATCCAGAGGATGGAGATGGCTTCTTTTACGCTAAGCTGATTAAAATGTAG
- the fmt gene encoding methionyl-tRNA formyltransferase, producing the protein MSDSLRIIFAGTPDFAARHLDALLSSGHQIVGVFTQPDRPAGRGNKLTPSPVKVLAEQHQLPVFQPKSLRPEENQHLVADLNADVMVVVAYGLILPKAVLDMPRLGCINVHGSLLPRWRGAAPIQRSLWAGDSETGVTIMQMDVGLDTGDMMYKIACPIEADDTSASLYDKLAQLGPQGMLTTLQQMAEGSAKREVQDESLVTYAEKLSKEEARLDWSLPAVQLERCIRAFNPWPVSYFTIDDQPVKVWQATVLEQNANAEPGTIVHADKHGIQVATVEGILNLTQLQPAGKKPMSAQDLLNSRREWFTPGNRL; encoded by the coding sequence GTGTCTGACTCTTTACGGATTATTTTCGCCGGAACTCCAGACTTCGCAGCGCGTCACCTTGACGCGCTGTTGTCATCTGGGCACCAGATTGTCGGGGTTTTCACCCAGCCTGACCGCCCGGCCGGCCGCGGTAATAAACTGACGCCAAGCCCGGTCAAGGTTTTGGCCGAACAGCATCAGTTACCGGTATTTCAGCCAAAATCACTGCGCCCGGAAGAAAACCAGCACCTGGTGGCCGATCTAAACGCCGATGTGATGGTCGTTGTGGCTTATGGTCTGATCCTGCCAAAAGCGGTGCTGGATATGCCGCGACTCGGCTGCATCAACGTTCACGGTTCCCTGTTGCCACGCTGGCGCGGCGCGGCGCCGATCCAACGTTCACTCTGGGCCGGCGATAGCGAAACTGGCGTCACCATCATGCAGATGGACGTGGGTCTGGACACCGGCGATATGATGTACAAAATCGCCTGCCCGATTGAAGCCGATGACACCAGTGCCAGCCTGTATGACAAACTGGCGCAGCTCGGCCCGCAGGGTATGTTGACCACGCTGCAGCAAATGGCTGAAGGTTCGGCCAAACGTGAAGTGCAAGATGAATCGCTGGTCACCTACGCGGAGAAGTTGAGCAAAGAAGAAGCTCGCCTCGACTGGAGCCTGCCAGCCGTGCAGCTGGAACGCTGCATCCGCGCCTTTAACCCGTGGCCGGTCAGCTATTTCACCATTGACGATCAGCCGGTAAAAGTGTGGCAAGCCACGGTGTTGGAACAAAACGCCAACGCGGAACCCGGCACCATCGTTCATGCCGACAAACACGGCATTCAGGTGGCTACCGTCGAAGGTATCCTTAACCTGACTCAGCTGCAGCCCGCGGGCAAAAAACCCATGTCGGCACAGGATCTGCTGAACTCACGTCGTGAATGGTTTACACCGGGTAACCGGTTATAA
- the zntR gene encoding Zn(2+)-responsive transcriptional regulator yields MFKIGQLAKLADVTPDTVRYYEKQGMMDHNIRTEGGYRLYSDQDLQRLRFIRYAKQLGFTLETIAELLSIRVDPEHHTCQESKSIVDARLSEVENKLKELTRMRESLKRLSDACCGSAHTSNYCSILEALEQGASDEKVKKGT; encoded by the coding sequence ATGTTTAAGATTGGGCAACTGGCAAAACTTGCCGACGTAACGCCGGATACCGTGCGCTACTATGAAAAGCAGGGAATGATGGATCATAACATTCGTACCGAAGGCGGGTATCGCTTGTACAGCGACCAGGACCTGCAGCGGTTACGTTTTATCCGTTATGCCAAACAGCTAGGTTTTACGTTGGAAACCATTGCCGAACTGCTGTCTATCCGTGTGGATCCTGAGCATCATACCTGCCAGGAATCGAAGTCGATCGTTGATGCGCGTCTGAGCGAAGTGGAGAACAAGCTTAAGGAATTAACGCGGATGCGTGAGTCGCTAAAGCGCCTTAGTGATGCCTGTTGTGGAAGCGCGCATACTAGCAATTATTGTTCGATTCTGGAAGCGCTGGAACAGGGCGCCAGCGATGAAAAAGTGAAAAAAGGCACCTGA
- the rpmJ gene encoding 50S ribosomal protein L36 has translation MKVRASVKKLCRNCKIVKRNGVVRVICSAEPKHKQRQG, from the coding sequence ATGAAAGTTCGTGCTTCCGTCAAGAAATTATGTCGTAACTGCAAAATCGTTAAGCGTAACGGTGTCGTTCGTGTGATTTGCAGCGCCGAGCCGAAGCATAAACAGCGTCAAGGCTGA
- the smg gene encoding DUF494 family protein Smg: MFDVLMYLFETYIHNEPEMRVDQDQLTDDLAQAGFHRDDIYNALNWLEKLADLQEGENAPYFMDADPLAMRIYTEEEGVRLDASCRGFLLFLEQIQVLNLETREMVIDRVMALDNTEFDLEDLKWVVLMVLFNIPGYESAYQQMEELLFEVNEGYLH, from the coding sequence ATGTTCGACGTACTGATGTACTTGTTTGAAACTTATATCCACAATGAACCAGAGATGCGCGTCGATCAGGATCAACTGACCGATGATCTCGCTCAGGCGGGGTTTCATCGGGACGATATCTACAACGCGTTGAATTGGCTTGAAAAACTTGCCGACCTGCAGGAAGGCGAAAATGCGCCGTATTTTATGGATGCCGATCCGCTGGCCATGCGGATTTACACCGAAGAGGAAGGCGTGCGTTTGGATGCCAGTTGCCGTGGTTTCCTCCTGTTCCTGGAGCAGATTCAGGTATTGAACCTCGAAACCCGTGAAATGGTTATCGATCGTGTTATGGCTTTGGATAATACGGAATTCGATCTCGAAGATCTGAAATGGGTGGTGCTGATGGTGTTGTTTAATATCCCTGGATATGAAAGCGCCTATCAGCAAATGGAAGAACTGTTATTCGAAGTAAACGAAGGTTATCTGCACTGA